The following is a genomic window from Micrococcus cohnii.
TGTCGATCCGGCCGACCTCGGCCGCGTGATCGGCCGCCAGGGACGCACCGCGTCCGCTCTGCGGGCGGTGCTCGACGGCCTGGCCGGCCACCCCGTCCGCATGGATGTGGTGGACACCGACCGCCGTTGAGCCTCGGCATGCGAGCACGCCGCGTGAGCGTCTCGACATCGGCCCGCCGCCGTTCCTCTCGACCCGGTCGAGGACGGGACGACGGCGGGCCTTCGTCATCTCGGGACGACCGAGCACCGTTCCGACCAGCCCGCACCGTCCCTCTGTCCCGTCATCTCGAGAGGTCTGCCATGCACTCCACCGACAATCCTGAGGATCAGGTCCGCCTCGCCCGTATCGGCAAGCCGCACGGGATACGCGGGGAGGTGACGGTGCAGGTCTTCACCGACGAGCCGGACGCCCGTTTCGCCCCCGGCAATGTGGTCGCGGTGCGATCGCAGTCCCCGGGCGCACCGGCGCATCTGACCGTCAGCCGCGCCCGCTGGAACAAGCAGATCCTCGTGCTCGGATTCCAGGAGATCTCCGATCGCAACGGGGCCGAGGCCCTGCGTGGAAGCCAGCTCTTCGGTTCGGTGCAGGACCGTGACGACGATGACTCCTGGTACGAGGAGGACCTGCTCGACCTCGAAGTGCACGTGGACGGGCGTCGGGTGGGTGTGGTCACCGGGCTGCTTACGGGAACGGTCCAGGACCTGCTGCAGGTCGCCGTCGACGGACAGGATGAGCCGGCGCTCGTGCCGTTCGTCGAGCAGATCGTGCCCGAGGTCGACGTTGAGGCCGGGGTCGTCGTGGTCACCCCGCCGCCGGGACTGTTGGCCGTCAACGCGCCGGATCCGGGCGAGGAGCCCGGGCGTCCCGACGGCGAACGGGAGGGCTGAGCGGTGCGCATCGACGTCGTCTCGATCTTCCCGGAGTACCTGGCGGCACTGGAGCTGTCCCTGATCGGGCGGGCCCGCCAGGACGGCCTGCTGGACGTGCGGGTGCATGATCTGCGCGAGTTCACCTTCGACCGGCACCGCACCGTCGACGACACCCCGTACGGCGGGGGCGCCGGCATGGTGATGAAGCCCGAGCCGTGGGCGCTGGCGCTCGAGTCCATCGCCGATGACGCGGCCGCGAGCGGTGTGGCCGACCGGCCGACGCTGCTGGTGCCCACGCCCTCCGGTGAGGTGTTCCGACAGGCGACGGCGGCGCAGCTGGCCGAGCAGCAGCACCTGGTGATCGCGTGCGGACGGTACGAGGGCATCGACGAGCGGGTGTTCGACTGGGCCTCGGAGCGGTTCGACGTGCGTCTGGTGAGCCTCGGCGACTATGTGCTCAACGGCGGGGAGGTCGCCGCCCTCGCCATGGTCGAAGCGGTCGGGCGCCTGCTGCCGGGAGTGGTCGGCAATCCCCACTCGCTCGTCGAGGAGTCCCACTCCGACGGGCTGCTCGAGTACCCGGTGTACACCAAACCCGCCCAGTGGCGCGGCCACGAAGTGCCGCCGATCCTGCTCTCGGGCGACCACGGGCGTATCGCGTCCTGGCGGCGCGAGCAGCAACTCGAGCGGACGCGGGCACGTCGTCCTGATCTGCTCTCGGACTGACCTGTCTGAGCTGTGGGTGAGGGTCGAGCCGATCGTCGCCGCTGATCCTCGCCTCGCGGGCCGGCATGGTGTGGCACAATGGGTCCCTGCGTCTGCTGGGCGTCGGTCCTGCCACAGGGGGACGGCGTCGACAGTGAGACCGCCGGGGACGACACTCCGTCGACCCGGTCACACCGCGTGACGGGCACCGCGCCGCACCTGCCTCGGGACTGCGTGCGCTCCGCCCGCCTCTGACAACGTGGGGGACCTGTGGCGCCCGCGTAGGAGAATGCGATCATGCACATTCTTGATTCCTTCGACTCTGCCTCGCTGCGCTCTGACGTCCCGGAGTTCGCTCCGGGCGACACCGTGAAGGTCCACGTGAACATCGTCGAGGGCAAGACCTCGCGTATCCAGGTGTTCCAGGGCTTCGTCATGGGCCGCCAGGGCCATGGCGTGCGCGAGACCTTCCGCGTGCGCAAGGTGTCCTTCGGCGTGGGCGTGGAGCGCGTGTTCCCGGTCCACTCCCCGGTCATCGACAAGATCGAGGTCGTGACCAAGGGCGACGTGCGCCGCGCGAAGCTCTACTACATGCGCGACCGCCACGGCAAGGCCGCCCGCATCCGCGAGAAGCGCGCCGACGCGAAGTGATCCCGTGCGGGACGGGCCGTCAGGTTCGTTCCGTGTGTCGGGACGCGATGTCGTGATGACGAGAACAGAGCCCCGTGACCCGCAGCGGTCACGGGGCTCTGTCGCGTTGGGGGCGGCGGGCACGCACACGCCGACGATCGACACCACGGACGGTCGGGAGCCTCGGGACCCGGCATGGTGGCTGTGGGCGCTCGGGCTGACGGTCGTGATCGCCGTCGTGGCCGCTGCGGTGCTCCGGGCCCTGCTCGGGCCGGTGTTCCTGGTGCCCTCGGCCTCGATGGAGCCGACTCTGCGGCCCGGCGACCGGGTGCGTGTGGACAGCTCGGTCGAGGGTGGGCAGGGCCTGCGCCGCGGCGACGTCGTGGTCTTCGACGGGGCCGGCAGCCTGGCGCCGTACACCGGCCGCACGTCCCTCGAACGAGGCCTGGAGGACGTCGCCGCGTTCTGGGGCTTCCGCGCGCGGCAGGACGTGTACGTCAAACGCGTCGTGGGGCTGGCGGGGGACCGGGTCGAGTGCTGCGACGATCAGGGTCGGATCACGGTCGACGGGCAGCCGCTCGAGGAGCCGTACCTGGGGCGCACGATCACCGCTGACGATCCCGCCAGCCGCACGCCGTTCTCCTTCGAGGTCCCCGCGGGCCGCATGGTGGTGCTGGGGGACAACCGGGAGGCCTCAGTGGACTCGCGCTCGTTGCTCGGCGCGCCCGGCGGCGGTCTCATCCCCGTCGAGAAAGTCACCGGTCGCGTGGAGTCGATCGCGTGGCCGTGGACCCGGCGGCAGTCGGTCCCGGCCAGCGAGGACATGCCGTGAGCGCCGCAGCGGCACGACCGCGGCTGCGTGCGGTCGGACTCGTCATGCTGGCCGTGCTCGTGGCCGCGCTGGTGCTCAAGGCCTGCGTGGTGCGCACCTTCGTGATCCCGTCGGCGTCCATGGAGCCGACCCTGCGCGCCGGCGATCGCGTGGCCGTCAGTCTGATCACCGATGAGGTGCGCCGCGGCGACGTCATCGTCTTCGAGGACACGAAGGGGTGGCTTCCCGCGCCGCCGCCGCGTTCGGCCATGATGAACGCCGTGCGGTTCCTGGGACTGGCGCCCGCCACGGGCGACGAGCATCTCGCCAAACGGGTCGTCGGCCTGCCGGGAGACACTGTGAGCCACCGGCCGGGCGAGCCGTGGCTGCGCGTCAACGGCGTTCCGCTGTCCGAGCCCTATCTGCATGCGGACGCTCCTGCAGCGGACCGCGCGTTCGAGGTGCAGGTGCCGCCGGGGCGGCTGTGGGTGCTCGGCGACCACCGCACCCGTTCG
Proteins encoded in this region:
- a CDS encoding RNA-binding protein, whose amino-acid sequence is MLAEALEHLVRGIVDTPEAVRVDTRRQPRGEKLEVRVDPADLGRVIGRQGRTASALRAVLDGLAGHPVRMDVVDTDRR
- the rimM gene encoding ribosome maturation factor RimM (Essential for efficient processing of 16S rRNA) encodes the protein MHSTDNPEDQVRLARIGKPHGIRGEVTVQVFTDEPDARFAPGNVVAVRSQSPGAPAHLTVSRARWNKQILVLGFQEISDRNGAEALRGSQLFGSVQDRDDDDSWYEEDLLDLEVHVDGRRVGVVTGLLTGTVQDLLQVAVDGQDEPALVPFVEQIVPEVDVEAGVVVVTPPPGLLAVNAPDPGEEPGRPDGEREG
- the trmD gene encoding tRNA (guanosine(37)-N1)-methyltransferase TrmD, which codes for MRIDVVSIFPEYLAALELSLIGRARQDGLLDVRVHDLREFTFDRHRTVDDTPYGGGAGMVMKPEPWALALESIADDAAASGVADRPTLLVPTPSGEVFRQATAAQLAEQQHLVIACGRYEGIDERVFDWASERFDVRLVSLGDYVLNGGEVAALAMVEAVGRLLPGVVGNPHSLVEESHSDGLLEYPVYTKPAQWRGHEVPPILLSGDHGRIASWRREQQLERTRARRPDLLSD
- the rplS gene encoding 50S ribosomal protein L19 → MHILDSFDSASLRSDVPEFAPGDTVKVHVNIVEGKTSRIQVFQGFVMGRQGHGVRETFRVRKVSFGVGVERVFPVHSPVIDKIEVVTKGDVRRAKLYYMRDRHGKAARIREKRADAK
- the lepB gene encoding signal peptidase I, with protein sequence MTRTEPRDPQRSRGSVALGAAGTHTPTIDTTDGREPRDPAWWLWALGLTVVIAVVAAAVLRALLGPVFLVPSASMEPTLRPGDRVRVDSSVEGGQGLRRGDVVVFDGAGSLAPYTGRTSLERGLEDVAAFWGFRARQDVYVKRVVGLAGDRVECCDDQGRITVDGQPLEEPYLGRTITADDPASRTPFSFEVPAGRMVVLGDNREASVDSRSLLGAPGGGLIPVEKVTGRVESIAWPWTRRQSVPASEDMP
- the lepB gene encoding signal peptidase I, yielding MSAAAARPRLRAVGLVMLAVLVAALVLKACVVRTFVIPSASMEPTLRAGDRVAVSLITDEVRRGDVIVFEDTKGWLPAPPPRSAMMNAVRFLGLAPATGDEHLAKRVVGLPGDTVSHRPGEPWLRVNGVPLSEPYLHADAPAADRAFEVQVPPGRLWVLGDHRTRSVDSRHHRGGPGDGFISLDDVVGPVEARVWPIDRWALVDGDGTGTETERAQ